The Geotrypetes seraphini chromosome 8, aGeoSer1.1, whole genome shotgun sequence genome includes a region encoding these proteins:
- the PEF1 gene encoding peflin isoform X2, giving the protein MASYPYGQGYPGSGGQAPGAPQGNYYGGPAPGGPYGGPYGAGGGAYGYSTPGGPPSAAPGGPYSGPAPGGPYGGPSTNPYGAAQPGHYGQGPAAGGIPQGVDPEAFSWFQTVDSDRSGYISLKELRQALVNSNWSAFNEETCLMMINMFDKTKSGRMDVFGFSSLWRFIQQWRTLFQQYDRDRSGSINAVELHQALCQMGYNLSPQFVQSLMAHYCRSSANTGVQLDCFIQMCTQLQSMSEAFRERDTAMSGSVHLSYEDFLTMTTSRLL; this is encoded by the exons GGTTACCCTGGGTCAGGAGGACAAGCTCCAGGAGCTCCACAAGGCAATTACTATGGTGGCCCAGCACCTGGAGGACCTTATGGAGGACCTTATGGAGCGGGAGGAGGAGCATATGGCTATTCTACACCAGGGGGCCCACCCTCAGCTGCTCCTGGTGGACCTTACAGTGGGCCAGCACCCGGAGGGCCTTATGGAGGACCATCTACTAATCCATATGGTGCAGCTCAACCAGGACATTATGGACAAGGACCTGCAGCAG GTGGTATCCCACAGGGTGTGGACCCGGAAGCTTTCTCTTGGTTTCAGACGGTCGATTCAGATCGCAGCGGCTACATCTCTTTAAAGGAGCTCAGACAGGCTCTAGTCAACTCCAACTGGTCTGCATTCAATGAGGAGACCTGTCTGATGATGATAA ACATGTTTGACAAAACAAAGAGCGGCAGGATGGATGTATTTGGATTCTCGTCCCTGTGGAGATTCATCCAGCAGTGGAGGACTCTCTTTCAGCAGTATGACAGGGACCGCTCGGGCTCTATAAACGCTGTGGAACTTCACCAAG CGCTGTGCCAGATGGGCTACAACCTGAGCCCCCAGTTTGTGCAGTCTCTGATGGCACATTACTGCCGAAGTTCAGCCAACACTGGTGTGCAACTGGACTGTTTCATCCAGATGTGTACACAGCTGCAGAGTATGTCGGAGGCATTCCGGGAGAGAGATACTGCTATGTCGGGCAGTGTGCACCTAAGCTATGAGGATTTCCTAACAATGACTACTTCTCGCCTGCTCTGA
- the PEF1 gene encoding peflin isoform X1 yields MHRMSFSLESLRLKCSKQGYPGSGGQAPGAPQGNYYGGPAPGGPYGGPYGAGGGAYGYSTPGGPPSAAPGGPYSGPAPGGPYGGPSTNPYGAAQPGHYGQGPAAGGIPQGVDPEAFSWFQTVDSDRSGYISLKELRQALVNSNWSAFNEETCLMMINMFDKTKSGRMDVFGFSSLWRFIQQWRTLFQQYDRDRSGSINAVELHQALCQMGYNLSPQFVQSLMAHYCRSSANTGVQLDCFIQMCTQLQSMSEAFRERDTAMSGSVHLSYEDFLTMTTSRLL; encoded by the exons GGTTACCCTGGGTCAGGAGGACAAGCTCCAGGAGCTCCACAAGGCAATTACTATGGTGGCCCAGCACCTGGAGGACCTTATGGAGGACCTTATGGAGCGGGAGGAGGAGCATATGGCTATTCTACACCAGGGGGCCCACCCTCAGCTGCTCCTGGTGGACCTTACAGTGGGCCAGCACCCGGAGGGCCTTATGGAGGACCATCTACTAATCCATATGGTGCAGCTCAACCAGGACATTATGGACAAGGACCTGCAGCAG GTGGTATCCCACAGGGTGTGGACCCGGAAGCTTTCTCTTGGTTTCAGACGGTCGATTCAGATCGCAGCGGCTACATCTCTTTAAAGGAGCTCAGACAGGCTCTAGTCAACTCCAACTGGTCTGCATTCAATGAGGAGACCTGTCTGATGATGATAA ACATGTTTGACAAAACAAAGAGCGGCAGGATGGATGTATTTGGATTCTCGTCCCTGTGGAGATTCATCCAGCAGTGGAGGACTCTCTTTCAGCAGTATGACAGGGACCGCTCGGGCTCTATAAACGCTGTGGAACTTCACCAAG CGCTGTGCCAGATGGGCTACAACCTGAGCCCCCAGTTTGTGCAGTCTCTGATGGCACATTACTGCCGAAGTTCAGCCAACACTGGTGTGCAACTGGACTGTTTCATCCAGATGTGTACACAGCTGCAGAGTATGTCGGAGGCATTCCGGGAGAGAGATACTGCTATGTCGGGCAGTGTGCACCTAAGCTATGAGGATTTCCTAACAATGACTACTTCTCGCCTGCTCTGA